One genomic region from Nodularia sp. LEGE 06071 encodes:
- the pgmB gene encoding beta-phosphoglucomutase, with translation MNKKTPNNHFIYTDWILIETHFDPEQLHSRETIFTIGNGYLGTRGSFEEGYIRALPATFIHGVYDDVPVVYTELANCPDWLPLVLSINGDKFRLDQGEILRYDRQLDLRQGIFSRSLRWRSPSGKTVDIHFERFASLADQHVLGQRCQVTPVDFDGMIEIQASINGYPENQGFNHWEAIDQGKTEQGIWLHSRTRGSRIDIGMAARMVISGTEAALEVHTAPGYPTLTATFLATSQQTVTVEKTVTVFTSRDVSQPVPAAQEKLAQLPDYITLLQANAQAWNEVWHYSDIVIEGDSKAAFAVRYNLFQLLISAPKHDEKVSIPAKTLSGFGYRGHIFWDTEIFILPFFTFTQPALARNLLSYRYHTLNGARRKASHYGYKGAMYAWESAVTGDEVTPRWSLPSDFYGEDIRIWCRDHEIHISSDISYAVWYYWQATGDDEWMQKCGAEIILDTAVFWNSRVEFNSEQDRYEIRGVIGADEYHEFVHNNTFTNRIVQWHLEKALIVNDWLHQNFPERAKELEDKLQLTAEIKTQWEDIVAKLWIPYDAETGLIEQFEGFFQLEDINWNDYEPRTQSMQGILGIEKTNKLQVLKQPDVLMLLYLMRELGDFPYNQKSLQANWDYYAPRTDITYGSSLGPAIHAILASDLGKSAEAYERFMQAAMVDLEDIRGNAADGIHGANAGGIWQAVVFGFGGIKLRDSRPLANPHLPRGWTRLKFKLHWRGKWHEFDLRPQITQEESNKGFILFAPSSPHTSKIQGVIFDLDGVLTDTAEYHYQAWQKLADEEDIEFNRQANEALRGISRRASLMRIIKNKKYSEAEIQEMLERKNGYYVDLIENITPKDVLPGAIALLDELRQQGIKIAIGSASKNAQVVVERLGIADHVDAIADGYSVQQPKPAPDLFLYAAEQLGVPPDQCVVIEDAAAGVEAALAAGMWAVGLGPSERVGAAHVVLPSLAGVKWAELQDKLREAVAQKY, from the coding sequence ATGAATAAAAAAACTCCTAATAACCATTTTATCTATACAGATTGGATATTAATTGAAACTCATTTTGACCCAGAACAATTGCATTCTAGAGAAACCATCTTTACAATTGGCAACGGATACCTGGGAACACGGGGCAGTTTTGAGGAAGGTTATATTCGTGCATTACCAGCTACTTTCATCCATGGTGTCTATGATGATGTTCCTGTAGTTTATACAGAACTCGCCAATTGTCCCGACTGGCTACCATTGGTATTGAGTATCAATGGCGACAAATTTCGTTTGGATCAGGGGGAGATATTAAGGTATGATCGACAACTAGATTTACGTCAGGGTATTTTTTCCCGTTCTTTGCGTTGGCGCAGTCCCAGCGGGAAAACTGTAGATATTCACTTTGAACGCTTTGCCAGTTTAGCTGACCAGCACGTATTGGGGCAGCGCTGTCAAGTAACGCCTGTAGATTTTGATGGAATGATTGAAATTCAGGCGAGTATTAACGGCTACCCAGAGAATCAGGGTTTTAATCATTGGGAAGCAATCGACCAGGGTAAAACTGAACAAGGAATTTGGTTACACAGCCGGACTCGCGGTTCCCGGATCGATATTGGCATGGCGGCAAGGATGGTAATATCGGGAACTGAGGCAGCTTTAGAAGTGCATACTGCCCCTGGCTACCCTACCTTAACTGCAACCTTCCTGGCTACATCACAGCAGACGGTGACAGTAGAGAAGACTGTGACAGTTTTTACCTCACGGGATGTTTCCCAACCAGTGCCAGCAGCTCAAGAAAAACTCGCGCAATTGCCAGACTATATAACTTTGCTGCAAGCCAACGCCCAAGCATGGAATGAGGTTTGGCACTATAGCGATATCGTGATTGAGGGAGATAGTAAAGCTGCTTTTGCTGTGCGTTACAATCTATTTCAACTGCTGATTTCTGCGCCCAAGCATGATGAAAAAGTCAGCATTCCCGCTAAAACTTTGTCAGGGTTTGGCTATCGTGGTCATATTTTTTGGGATACAGAAATTTTTATTCTGCCCTTTTTTACTTTCACCCAACCTGCTTTAGCCCGAAATTTATTAAGTTATCGTTACCACACTTTAAATGGTGCGCGACGCAAGGCATCCCATTATGGTTATAAAGGGGCGATGTATGCTTGGGAAAGTGCGGTTACAGGGGATGAAGTTACACCACGTTGGTCACTTCCTAGCGATTTTTACGGTGAAGATATCAGAATTTGGTGTCGTGACCACGAAATACACATTAGTTCAGATATTTCTTATGCTGTTTGGTATTACTGGCAAGCCACCGGCGATGATGAATGGATGCAAAAGTGCGGTGCTGAGATTATTTTAGATACAGCTGTCTTTTGGAATAGTCGAGTTGAGTTTAATTCTGAACAAGACCGCTATGAAATTCGGGGGGTAATTGGAGCGGATGAATATCACGAGTTTGTCCATAATAATACCTTTACTAATCGGATAGTGCAGTGGCATTTAGAAAAAGCTTTGATAGTCAATGATTGGCTGCATCAAAATTTCCCAGAACGAGCTAAGGAATTAGAGGATAAATTACAACTCACGGCTGAGATAAAAACCCAGTGGGAAGATATCGTGGCTAAACTTTGGATTCCTTACGATGCTGAAACGGGATTAATTGAACAGTTTGAGGGATTTTTCCAGTTGGAAGATATTAACTGGAATGACTATGAACCACGCACCCAGTCGATGCAAGGGATTTTGGGTATTGAAAAAACCAATAAATTGCAGGTACTCAAGCAGCCAGATGTATTGATGCTGTTGTACTTAATGCGGGAATTAGGAGATTTTCCTTACAATCAAAAATCATTACAAGCAAATTGGGACTACTACGCACCCCGCACTGATATTACTTATGGTTCATCACTTGGCCCAGCAATTCATGCCATTTTAGCTTCAGATTTAGGCAAGTCGGCTGAGGCTTACGAACGGTTTATGCAAGCAGCAATGGTGGATCTCGAAGATATCCGTGGTAACGCTGCCGATGGTATTCACGGGGCGAATGCGGGGGGAATTTGGCAAGCTGTGGTGTTTGGTTTTGGTGGGATTAAACTGAGAGACAGTCGCCCTCTGGCCAACCCTCATTTACCCAGGGGTTGGACACGCCTGAAGTTTAAACTGCACTGGCGCGGTAAATGGCATGAGTTTGATTTACGTCCCCAAATCACTCAGGAGGAAAGTAACAAAGGATTTATTTTATTTGCTCCTTCATCTCCCCACACTTCTAAAATCCAAGGGGTGATATTTGATTTAGACGGCGTGTTAACTGATACAGCAGAATACCACTATCAAGCTTGGCAGAAATTAGCAGATGAGGAGGATATCGAATTTAATCGGCAAGCTAATGAGGCGTTGCGGGGTATATCTCGTCGGGCTTCTCTGATGCGGATTATTAAGAATAAAAAATATTCAGAGGCAGAAATTCAGGAAATGTTGGAGCGTAAAAACGGCTACTATGTGGATCTAATTGAAAATATTACACCAAAAGATGTGTTGCCAGGTGCGATCGCTTTATTGGATGAATTGCGACAACAGGGGATAAAAATCGCCATTGGTTCAGCCAGCAAAAATGCCCAGGTGGTTGTAGAGCGTTTGGGAATTGCTGATCATGTAGATGCGATCGCAGATGGTTATAGTGTACAACAACCGAAGCCAGCCCCCGACCTGTTTTTGTATGCAGCCGAGCAATTAGGCGTTCCACCAGATCAATGTGTGGTGATTGAAGATGCGGCGGCGGGTGTAGAAGCTGCTTTAGCGGCTGGGATGTGGGCTGTAGGTTTAGGCCCCTCAGAACGCGTCGGTGCGGCTCATGTTGTTCTGCCTAGTTTAGCAGGTGTGAAGTGGGCAGAGTTGCAAGACAAATTGAGGGAAGCTGTGGCACAGAAATATTGA